The Streptomyces sp. NBC_01463 DNA window TCCCGCCGGGACCGGCCCCACACCGCCGAGCGGCTCAGAAGTAGTACCGCGACACCGACTCCGCGACGCACGCCGGCTTGTCGCCGCCCTCGCGCTCGATGGTGACGACCGCGGTGACCTGCACACCGCCGCCCGCCTCCTCGACGCTCTTCAGGGCGGCGGTCGCCCGCAGCCTGGAGCCCACCGGCACGGGGGAGGGGAAACGGACCTTGTTGGTCCCGTAGTTGATGCCCATCTTCGCGCCCTCGACCTGCATGACCTGCGGTACGAGGGCCGGCAGCAGGGACAGCGTGAGGTAGCCGTGCGCGATCGTCGTGCCGAACGGCCCGGCCGCGGCGCGCTCCGGGTCCACATGGATCCACTGGTGGTCCCCGGTGGCCTCGGCGAACAGGTCGATCCGCTTCTGCTCCACCTCCAGCCAGTCGCTGTGCCCCAGCTGCTCGCCCACGCCGTCACGCAGCTCCTGCGCGGACGTGAAGATCCTCGGCTCTGCCATGTCCCTGGTCCCTGCCTTCCCGCTCTCGACCGTCATCCATCGCCTGTCTAAGCGCTTGCTCAGCATGGTTGGCGGGTGCGTTCCTGTCAACGACGGACCGGCCGGGAACGCGGCACGTAGGGTTCGATGAGTGCCCCAGATTCCACAGACACTCCATGAGCTCACGGTCGGCCAGCTCTCCGCGCGCAGCGGCGCCGCGGTGTCGGCCCTGCACTTCTACGAGACCAAGGGCCTGATCAGCAGCCGTCGCACCAGCGGCAACCAGCGCCGCTACAGCAGGGACGCGCTGCGCCGGGTCGCCTTCGTCCGTGCCGCGCAGCGGGTCGGCATCCCGCTGGCCACCATCCGCGACGCCCTGGCCGAACTCCCGGAGGAGCGCACGCCGAACCGCGACGACTGGGCCCGGCTCTCCGAGACCTGGCGCTCCGAGCTGGACGAGCGGATCCGGCAGCTGGCGCGGCTGCGCGACCACCTGACCGACTGCATCGGCTGCGGCTGCCTGTCGCTGGAGACATGCGTGCTCTCCAACCCGGACGACATCTCCGGTGACCGGATCAGCGGTTCGCGTCTGATGCCGGAGGGCAGGCCCGCCCGGCCCTGATCGGGGAGGGACGTCCTACGCGATCGTCGCCAGGTCGCCGAACCGGGTGCGCCGGGCCTTCTCCAGGGCATCGGGGGTGAGGACGGGCTGCGGCACCACGATGCCGCACCCGGTGCACACCGGACCGGACCACGGCTCGCTGTCCAGGTCCTGCCGCCAGACGATGCGGGCCTGGGCGCACACCGGGCAGCCGGTGCCCGGTTCCGACTCCAGCGCCGAGATCAGCCGGAGCAGGACGTCCGCGAGCGGTGCCGCCGGGTGGACCGCCGGGTCCTCGCACCGCGCGACCCCGTTCCCGCCCCAGGTGCACCGGTGCCAGTCGTCGAACGCGCCGGGACGGCGCAGCCCGTCGTGCTTCTCGCGCCTGCGGCGCTCGGCGAACCCGGCCTCGTACCCGAGCCAGACCGCCCGCGCCGTCTCCAGTTCCTCCAGCGCGCGCATCAGCCGCGCCGGGTCGGGTGCCCGGTCCTCGGGCCCTATCCCGTGCCGGGCACACAGGTGATCCCAGGTCGCCCGGTGGCCGTACGGTGCGAAGCGCTCCAGGCATTTGCGCAGCGAGTACCGCCGCAGCGCCAGATCGCTCCGCGGATCGCGGACCTGTCTCGCAAGACTCCGGAAACCGGCCATTGCGCCGCCACCTCCGTCGCTCGTACTCCGTCGCCCGCACTTCGGCGTCAGTGAGTGGACGTACGACTGCCCCGATCGGCTCCATCCAAGGGTGGTTCCGTCCACTCAGTGAGATGACGGATCGTCATG harbors:
- a CDS encoding MaoC family dehydratase, producing the protein MAEPRIFTSAQELRDGVGEQLGHSDWLEVEQKRIDLFAEATGDHQWIHVDPERAAAGPFGTTIAHGYLTLSLLPALVPQVMQVEGAKMGINYGTNKVRFPSPVPVGSRLRATAALKSVEEAGGGVQVTAVVTIEREGGDKPACVAESVSRYYF
- the soxR gene encoding redox-sensitive transcriptional activator SoxR gives rise to the protein MPQIPQTLHELTVGQLSARSGAAVSALHFYETKGLISSRRTSGNQRRYSRDALRRVAFVRAAQRVGIPLATIRDALAELPEERTPNRDDWARLSETWRSELDERIRQLARLRDHLTDCIGCGCLSLETCVLSNPDDISGDRISGSRLMPEGRPARP